In Bdellovibrio bacteriovorus, a single window of DNA contains:
- a CDS encoding complex I subunit 5 family protein — protein MDLLGAALLIVSSLIYFSGVLVSIASLNLRVELRGYYPLFHFLILGVLGAFSTGDLFNLYVCFEILLMSSFFLASLIKSKNALQGSFKYAVLSVISSFIFLGGIALIYSGTGTLNLNQLSGVSISVSDSAFPLGLGLLSFAFMIKAGLFPFYFWLPASYPYVVTPMAAVFSGLLTKVGLYGLVRVLAPHLSLIDSSLPFLIQALALISMLLGVLGAISQDNMKSILSFHIISQVGYIALALALGTGLGLAACIYYLLHHMVVKTNLFFVVSYIESNEKRNQISKIGGLLERDPLLALLFAIPALSLAGVPPLSGFWAKVFALRALLESREVLGVLFSLAVSLLTMMSMLKIWLGAFLKPSPHYHNNPKPTRWRWFVVPIILLNLWTVTMGLYADQVFEVVQKISLDLRPGEKTP, from the coding sequence GTGGACTTATTAGGCGCGGCTCTTTTAATTGTTTCATCACTCATTTATTTTAGCGGCGTTTTAGTCTCAATAGCTTCGTTAAATCTTCGCGTTGAATTGCGCGGATATTATCCGTTATTTCATTTTTTGATTTTAGGCGTTCTAGGCGCTTTTTCTACCGGGGATCTTTTCAACCTTTACGTGTGCTTTGAGATTCTTCTGATGTCGTCGTTTTTTCTAGCATCCTTGATAAAAAGTAAAAATGCTCTTCAGGGATCATTTAAATACGCCGTCTTAAGTGTGATTTCTTCATTTATTTTTTTAGGTGGGATCGCCTTAATTTATAGCGGCACAGGCACATTAAACTTAAATCAACTTTCTGGAGTTTCTATTTCCGTTTCGGATTCAGCATTTCCGCTAGGACTGGGACTTTTAAGTTTTGCTTTTATGATCAAAGCTGGGCTTTTCCCATTTTATTTTTGGCTTCCCGCTTCGTATCCCTACGTGGTGACTCCGATGGCGGCCGTTTTTTCTGGACTGTTAACTAAGGTTGGATTGTATGGTTTAGTCCGAGTTCTTGCACCTCACTTAAGCCTCATCGATTCTTCTCTGCCCTTTTTGATTCAAGCATTAGCGCTTATTTCAATGCTCCTTGGAGTTTTAGGGGCCATTTCCCAAGACAATATGAAAAGCATCTTATCCTTTCATATTATTTCGCAGGTTGGTTACATTGCCTTAGCCCTGGCCTTGGGAACTGGCTTGGGGCTTGCCGCCTGCATCTATTATCTTTTGCATCACATGGTGGTGAAGACGAATCTTTTTTTTGTGGTTTCCTATATCGAATCAAACGAGAAGCGAAATCAGATTTCAAAAATTGGTGGCTTGTTAGAGCGAGATCCTTTGCTAGCGCTTCTTTTTGCGATTCCGGCGCTCTCATTGGCGGGTGTTCCACCACTTTCAGGTTTTTGGGCTAAGGTTTTTGCTTTAAGAGCCTTGTTAGAGTCAAGAGAAGTGCTCGGAGTTCTTTTTAGCTTGGCCGTCAGTCTACTCACGATGATGTCGATGCTAAAAATTTGGTTAGGAGCATTCTTAAAACCCTCTCCCCACTATCATAATAATCCAAAGCCAACGCGCTGGAGATGGTTTGTCGTCCCCATAATTTTACTTAATCTATGGACGGTGACGATGGGACTTTATGCGGATCAAGTTTTTGAAGTCGTACAAAAGATATCTTTAGATTTACGTCCCGGAGAGAAAACGCCATGA
- a CDS encoding sodium:proton antiporter, producing MILSVIFAASIWLILSREWLRVIMGLSLLGHATNLFLLSSGSENDILPQALILTAIVIGLAIQTVLLIFAYFARQAQNIDDLDDMKEVE from the coding sequence ATGATTCTTTCTGTGATTTTTGCTGCAAGCATCTGGTTGATACTTTCAAGAGAATGGCTGCGTGTTATTATGGGCCTTTCACTGCTGGGGCACGCGACAAATTTATTTTTACTAAGCAGTGGATCTGAAAACGATATCCTTCCGCAAGCGCTCATACTTACTGCCATTGTCATTGGCTTAGCAATTCAGACGGTCCTTCTAATTTTTGCTTATTTCGCCCGCCAAGCCCAGAACATCGACGATCTGGATGACATGAAAGAGGTCGAATGA
- the mbhE gene encoding hydrogen gas-evolving membrane-bound hydrogenase subunit E encodes MTWWILSFFVYALLSRFIMRSPTVIWRLLFAAPFAITFIEAISSFLNRQWPENRDGLSDFFACIVMGIGMCVSIYAGAYFSKDDAKRFFPLLFFFTGSMLGVLWVDNIFVFFTFWEATALCSFLLIAFHYEDSDTRKSARQALIVNAAGGLSLLTAFLILNQMTGSTSLDEIIRSQNVKIHESPLLISLIVFAAITKSAQFPFHFWLPNAMKAPTPASCYLHSATMVKLGVFLLARFSPLFQETTLWIVLLVTLGGITSLGALFISLLKTDLKQMFAWTTVSALGSIFILLGIPHEYSWKSFVSYIFAHSCYKASLFLCVGNIDKQIGTRSLYSINNLTQRMPITSAAMILSLGSMIGLPFTLGFLGKEYLLTSVLHLKGENTLLLIVLVCTGALSIVVAYRLLKLIFKKDARPNRSLREARFSMWAPALALAMAGWISNFFLNDINEYFLKPIVSSILLKRTDLELQAWTGFNMGLVLSICTFLLGGILSYFLVRRLSHIEIWLRFDQQRKEKNEVLPVLASWFTEVFQNGKLSNYLYWLLLPLGIWTFWMAFMQESLSLLKAPDISSGPELLAAILLLAGLVPLLKSSRPLLQVMGLGLVGYGVGLFFILADAPDLAMTQMAVETVSLLVFILCLQPLKTKPLPLPETYQILRGVFTVLSFFSMLWLVPILEKGKVPSLISPYFAENAPTLGKGSNVVNVILVDFRALDTMGEITVLSIVALGASILFKRLRKRENPFTHSPIIDIATKLFLVIFSSISVYLLLRGHNNPGGGFVGGLILAIALIFHSLVFGEFSTRKILLGSSHHWMVAGLGLCFASGIAPVLFKDLPPLTSLWLPGPVSLGLPVVFDVGVYCVIVGVMTTVFFAFNGRTLR; translated from the coding sequence ATGACTTGGTGGATTCTCTCTTTCTTCGTTTATGCACTCTTATCCCGCTTCATTATGCGATCTCCCACTGTGATCTGGAGACTTCTCTTTGCGGCTCCTTTTGCAATCACTTTCATTGAAGCGATCAGTTCATTTTTGAATCGCCAGTGGCCAGAAAACCGTGACGGCCTTTCTGATTTCTTTGCTTGTATCGTTATGGGTATCGGCATGTGTGTCAGCATCTATGCGGGAGCTTATTTTTCAAAAGACGATGCAAAAAGATTCTTTCCGCTCTTGTTCTTTTTTACTGGATCTATGCTGGGCGTTCTTTGGGTTGATAATATTTTCGTGTTCTTCACTTTCTGGGAGGCCACGGCCCTTTGTTCATTTTTATTAATCGCTTTTCATTATGAAGACAGTGACACCCGTAAGAGCGCGCGGCAGGCCTTGATTGTAAACGCAGCAGGGGGCCTCTCACTCCTAACGGCGTTTCTTATTTTAAATCAAATGACCGGAAGCACTTCTCTCGATGAAATCATTCGTAGCCAGAATGTTAAGATTCATGAAAGTCCCCTCCTGATTTCTTTAATTGTCTTTGCCGCTATCACTAAGTCCGCCCAGTTTCCCTTTCATTTTTGGTTGCCTAACGCCATGAAAGCCCCTACGCCCGCCAGTTGTTATTTGCACTCAGCGACGATGGTTAAATTGGGAGTGTTTCTTTTGGCCCGCTTTTCTCCCCTATTTCAGGAAACGACTCTTTGGATTGTTCTGCTTGTGACTTTGGGAGGAATCACATCGCTGGGAGCGCTTTTTATTTCCCTGTTGAAAACAGATTTAAAACAGATGTTTGCCTGGACCACTGTGAGCGCCCTAGGTTCAATATTTATTCTTCTTGGAATTCCTCATGAGTATTCCTGGAAGTCTTTTGTCTCCTATATCTTTGCCCATAGTTGCTATAAAGCGAGCCTATTTCTATGCGTGGGAAATATCGATAAGCAAATTGGGACACGCAGTCTTTATAGCATTAACAATCTCACACAAAGAATGCCCATCACTTCGGCGGCGATGATTTTATCACTGGGATCTATGATTGGGCTTCCTTTCACCTTAGGTTTTCTAGGAAAGGAATACTTACTAACCTCGGTGCTGCATCTTAAAGGCGAAAACACCCTTCTTCTGATCGTGCTGGTCTGCACAGGAGCCCTTTCCATTGTGGTCGCCTACCGCCTTTTGAAATTGATATTTAAAAAAGATGCTAGGCCGAATCGTAGTTTGCGGGAAGCCCGGTTTTCGATGTGGGCTCCCGCATTGGCTTTGGCGATGGCGGGATGGATTTCGAACTTCTTCCTTAATGATATCAATGAATACTTTTTAAAACCTATCGTCTCTTCCATTTTATTGAAAAGGACAGATCTGGAGCTTCAAGCATGGACAGGTTTTAACATGGGTTTGGTTCTAAGTATTTGCACATTCCTTCTGGGCGGCATTCTTTCTTATTTCCTGGTACGGCGGTTAAGTCATATCGAGATCTGGTTGCGATTCGATCAGCAGCGCAAAGAAAAAAACGAAGTCTTACCTGTCTTAGCGAGTTGGTTCACAGAAGTTTTTCAGAATGGCAAACTAAGTAATTACTTGTACTGGTTGCTTTTGCCCCTTGGGATTTGGACCTTCTGGATGGCGTTCATGCAGGAATCACTTTCGTTGCTGAAAGCACCCGATATTTCGTCCGGGCCAGAGCTTTTGGCAGCCATCCTATTACTTGCTGGCCTTGTACCGCTTCTGAAGAGTTCGCGTCCTCTTTTGCAGGTGATGGGACTGGGACTCGTGGGATATGGGGTTGGACTTTTCTTTATTTTAGCGGACGCCCCCGATCTTGCGATGACTCAGATGGCGGTTGAAACCGTGTCGCTGTTGGTTTTCATTCTGTGCCTACAGCCATTGAAAACAAAACCTTTGCCGCTACCGGAAACTTATCAGATTCTTCGCGGGGTGTTTACGGTCCTTTCATTTTTTAGCATGCTTTGGCTGGTTCCTATTTTAGAAAAAGGCAAAGTTCCTTCGTTAATCTCTCCCTACTTTGCTGAAAACGCTCCCACACTCGGCAAAGGATCCAATGTCGTTAACGTCATCCTTGTAGACTTTCGAGCTCTTGACACCATGGGGGAAATCACCGTTCTTAGTATCGTGGCACTAGGAGCTTCGATTCTTTTTAAAAGATTGCGAAAAAGAGAAAATCCATTCACTCACTCACCTATCATAGATATCGCGACAAAACTTTTCTTAGTAATATTTTCCTCCATATCTGTCTATCTCCTATTGCGCGGTCATAACAATCCAGGCGGAGGTTTCGTCGGCGGTTTGATCTTAGCCATTGCATTGATCTTTCATTCCTTGGTCTTCGGAGAATTCTCTACGAGAAAAATTCTGTTAGGATCATCCCACCACTGGATGGTCGCGGGTTTAGGACTTTGTTTTGCCTCTGGGATCGCCCCGGTTCTATTTAAGGATCTTCCTCCTTTAACAAGTCTATGGCTTCCCGGGCCTGTATCCTTAGGTCTTCCGGTGGTTTTCGATGTCGGTGTTTACTGTGTCATCGTCGGCGTAATGACGACGGTGTTCTTTGCATTTAACGGAAGGACCTTGCGATGA
- a CDS encoding universal stress protein yields MLALNPMAGESSSLETLCEQVRHLKKDGFLDELCVVSVVHKSYFPFSSETYKERHDEIVKDIEHSLASGLKERLEYQDIQILEAPSSTDDDVVRTISEWIFKKRTNFLILGVNGHQNLAHGSLGGIPSTASFLSPVPLLVVNVADPVHEEFSSAPAVLFAVDASEPPSLRALRRFAKIVEPLKARIHLVHILRKRKILGQRLRPVANFDKARRVLLETAQQLQNFGVECSMEILKEQRSVAYTLANYAERNKIWITAVTSPVRDIKHRLLWGSTTHSLLGHLKCPLLVLRTS; encoded by the coding sequence ATGCTTGCACTCAATCCCATGGCCGGAGAAAGTAGCTCACTTGAGACTCTTTGTGAACAAGTGCGCCATTTGAAAAAAGACGGATTTCTGGATGAACTTTGCGTTGTCTCTGTCGTTCATAAAAGTTATTTCCCGTTTTCTTCAGAAACTTACAAAGAACGCCATGATGAAATCGTGAAAGACATTGAGCATTCACTGGCTTCGGGTCTGAAGGAAAGATTAGAATATCAAGACATTCAAATTCTTGAAGCTCCCTCATCCACAGACGACGACGTCGTTCGTACTATTTCAGAATGGATTTTTAAGAAAAGAACGAATTTTCTTATTCTCGGAGTGAATGGCCATCAAAATCTAGCTCACGGATCTTTAGGTGGCATCCCCTCAACAGCATCTTTTTTATCTCCAGTTCCTTTACTTGTCGTCAACGTGGCAGATCCGGTGCATGAAGAGTTTAGCTCCGCGCCAGCGGTTCTGTTTGCTGTTGACGCCTCCGAACCTCCCAGTCTGAGGGCGTTACGTCGGTTTGCTAAGATCGTCGAACCGCTCAAGGCGCGCATACACCTTGTGCACATCTTAAGAAAAAGAAAAATTCTAGGGCAGCGTCTGCGTCCGGTGGCGAATTTTGATAAAGCTCGCAGAGTCTTACTTGAGACGGCTCAGCAACTTCAAAATTTCGGTGTGGAATGCAGCATGGAAATATTAAAAGAGCAAAGGAGTGTGGCCTATACGCTCGCAAACTACGCCGAACGCAACAAGATCTGGATCACGGCAGTGACCTCACCGGTCCGAGATATTAAACATCGATTGCTGTGGGGCTCAACCACGCACAGTCTTTTGGGACATTTAAAATGTCCACTTCTAGTTTTGCGTACCAGCTAA
- a CDS encoding NADAR family protein, whose product MKALSIFVFLLLSSCSHSSIKPTHYEQFPRTPLTPFQGEVLDFYSTKQAYGEFSNFALFPVHVDNQWWPTSEHYYQAHKYTDPKLIEWVKSAPTPMEAALRGRDKSTPKRADWEARKDSIMEKAVRDKFNRYPDLKELLLSTGEAKIFEHTQNDCYWGDCGDRTGKNKLGLLLEKIRSELRASLAGTQN is encoded by the coding sequence ATGAAAGCTCTTTCTATTTTCGTTTTCTTACTCCTCTCATCCTGCTCACACTCCTCAATTAAACCGACCCACTATGAGCAATTTCCTCGCACTCCGTTAACACCATTTCAGGGTGAAGTTCTTGATTTTTACTCAACCAAACAAGCCTACGGAGAGTTTTCCAACTTCGCCCTTTTTCCGGTACACGTTGACAATCAGTGGTGGCCTACAAGTGAACACTATTATCAGGCCCACAAGTACACAGATCCCAAGCTGATAGAATGGGTGAAGAGCGCTCCGACCCCGATGGAGGCGGCTTTGCGTGGACGCGATAAAAGCACTCCCAAACGCGCGGACTGGGAAGCCAGAAAAGATAGCATCATGGAAAAGGCCGTGCGTGATAAATTCAATCGTTATCCCGATTTAAAAGAGCTTTTACTTTCAACGGGTGAAGCAAAAATATTCGAGCACACTCAAAACGATTGTTATTGGGGCGACTGCGGCGATCGCACCGGAAAAAACAAGCTGGGATTGCTGCTAGAAAAAATCCGCAGTGAACTAAGAGCTTCGTTAGCTGGTACGCAAAACTAG
- a CDS encoding efflux RND transporter permease subunit: MLNAIIRFALNHRLLVVAATALIVVYGAVTVNHLPIDVFPDINRPTVTIMTEAHGMAPEEVETRVTFPIESYLNGLPGVERIRSQSGIGLSAIYVEFEWNTDIYRNRQLVQEKLALAKERLPKDISPTMGPIASLMGQIQQIALYSEDSSINPMEVRNIAEWVIRPRLMTIPGVAQVISIGGGLKQYQILLSAQKINKYQVSLEQIDKELSQISQNTTGGFLEKDQQEFLVRNIGVVETVDDIKNTKIGLHFGRPVFVKDVAEVVEAPKLKRGEGSFMGKPSVVMTIQKQPGADTVQITEGVEKAIQEISPSLPKGLVINTDVFKQANFIQTSIQGIQGKLKWGTILVFVVLFIFLSNLRMSLITLTAIPVSFLATALVFKWFGLSVNTMTLGGLAIAIGELVDDSIVDVENVFRRLRENAKLTQPRSALKVIYDASSEVRNSIVLATVIIVMVFLPLFNLTGLEGRLFTPLAVAYLTALLSSLIVSLTVTPVLASYFLGHSHLKEHQDTRFVQVLKKWDKKVLEWALPRSNLVMIFTAGLIVVALSLLPFMGKDFLPQFNEGTAMVSISALPGTSLKQSNEYGNQAEALILKSKEVKSVSRRTGRAEMDEHAMGVHVSEMDVDFHAGGRSREVVINEIRENLNQGLPGLAVNIGQPIGHLIDHMLSGVNAAIAIKIFGPDLTTLREKAAEVREALEGTPGLVDLRIESQGLIPQVKIHVLREEAAQYGMNPGEITSLLEGAFNGESVAQVLDGTKVYDVFYRFDDSSKQTLEQMQKTVIKTMPDGRKVLLEQVADIYETNGPNEINRENGQRRIVISANANKRDLGSLIADLQNKVLAKVKLPEGYYVVYGGQFESQQKATRNILLFGLISLAGIILVLYSHFKSRTITAQIMITIPFAFIGGIILLFFTDRTITVASLVGFITLCGVASRNGIMMISHYLHLMKYEGEIFSKEMIIRGSQERLVPVMMTACVASLALLPLVFAKGEPGSEILHPVAVVIVGGLITATLLDIVLTPTLFYRFGKKSAEKYTQETNKSEIL; this comes from the coding sequence ATGTTGAACGCTATTATTAGGTTCGCCTTGAACCATCGGCTACTTGTGGTTGCCGCCACAGCTCTTATCGTCGTTTACGGAGCCGTCACCGTGAACCATCTTCCTATTGATGTTTTTCCTGACATCAACAGGCCCACAGTCACTATCATGACCGAGGCTCACGGAATGGCTCCTGAAGAGGTCGAAACTCGGGTCACATTTCCGATAGAGTCCTACTTAAATGGCCTTCCTGGAGTCGAAAGAATTCGTTCTCAATCCGGGATTGGTCTATCTGCTATCTATGTTGAATTTGAATGGAATACGGATATCTATCGCAATCGTCAGTTAGTCCAAGAAAAACTGGCTTTAGCAAAAGAGCGCTTACCCAAAGACATTTCTCCAACTATGGGTCCCATTGCTTCCTTAATGGGGCAGATCCAGCAAATCGCTCTTTATTCGGAAGATTCTTCCATCAATCCTATGGAAGTGCGTAACATCGCCGAGTGGGTTATTCGCCCTCGCTTGATGACTATCCCCGGAGTAGCGCAGGTCATATCTATCGGGGGAGGATTAAAGCAATATCAAATTCTTCTGTCCGCGCAAAAAATAAATAAGTACCAAGTGAGTCTGGAGCAGATCGATAAGGAGCTTTCTCAGATTAGTCAGAACACCACGGGTGGTTTTTTAGAAAAAGATCAGCAAGAGTTTTTGGTGCGCAATATTGGCGTTGTAGAAACGGTGGACGATATCAAGAATACAAAGATTGGTCTGCATTTTGGTCGTCCGGTTTTTGTAAAAGATGTGGCTGAGGTGGTGGAAGCTCCGAAATTGAAACGAGGTGAAGGCAGTTTCATGGGAAAACCTTCCGTCGTTATGACTATACAGAAGCAACCGGGAGCCGACACCGTGCAAATCACGGAAGGTGTTGAAAAAGCGATTCAAGAAATCAGTCCTTCGCTCCCGAAAGGTTTAGTTATCAATACGGATGTCTTTAAACAGGCCAATTTCATTCAAACTTCAATTCAGGGAATTCAAGGAAAACTAAAATGGGGAACTATTTTGGTTTTCGTTGTCCTGTTTATTTTCCTTTCGAATCTTCGCATGTCACTGATTACGCTCACTGCCATCCCGGTTTCGTTTTTGGCGACGGCTCTGGTGTTTAAATGGTTTGGTCTTTCAGTGAACACCATGACTTTAGGGGGCTTGGCAATCGCTATTGGAGAGTTGGTAGATGACTCGATTGTTGACGTAGAAAATGTTTTCCGCAGGCTTCGCGAAAATGCGAAACTCACTCAGCCACGTTCAGCCCTGAAGGTTATCTACGATGCGTCTTCAGAAGTTCGAAACTCCATTGTTCTGGCGACAGTGATTATCGTCATGGTATTTTTGCCGCTGTTTAATTTAACCGGTTTAGAAGGAAGACTCTTCACTCCTTTAGCCGTTGCTTATCTCACCGCACTTCTTTCTTCATTGATAGTTTCACTGACTGTGACACCTGTCTTGGCTTCTTACTTTTTAGGCCATTCTCACCTTAAAGAACATCAGGACACTCGATTTGTTCAGGTATTAAAAAAATGGGATAAAAAAGTATTGGAGTGGGCCCTTCCCCGGTCAAACCTGGTAATGATATTCACAGCGGGACTCATCGTGGTTGCTCTAAGTCTTTTGCCATTTATGGGTAAAGACTTTTTACCTCAGTTCAACGAGGGGACGGCGATGGTCAGTATCAGTGCTCTGCCGGGAACAAGCTTGAAACAGTCCAATGAATACGGCAACCAAGCTGAAGCGCTAATCCTAAAATCCAAAGAAGTAAAATCAGTTTCTCGCCGCACGGGGCGCGCAGAGATGGACGAGCATGCTATGGGTGTTCATGTCAGCGAAATGGATGTGGACTTCCATGCGGGGGGACGAAGTCGGGAAGTGGTGATAAATGAGATCAGGGAAAATCTGAATCAGGGTCTTCCAGGTCTTGCCGTAAATATTGGTCAGCCGATCGGCCACCTTATTGATCACATGCTCTCGGGTGTGAACGCGGCTATCGCCATTAAAATCTTCGGACCCGATCTGACGACTTTACGAGAAAAAGCCGCAGAAGTGAGAGAAGCCTTGGAAGGAACTCCTGGCTTAGTCGATCTTCGTATCGAAAGCCAAGGTTTGATTCCACAAGTTAAAATTCACGTTCTTCGTGAAGAGGCCGCGCAATACGGTATGAATCCCGGCGAAATCACCTCTCTTTTAGAAGGGGCTTTCAATGGAGAATCCGTGGCGCAAGTGCTCGACGGCACGAAGGTGTATGACGTTTTTTACAGATTTGATGATAGCTCAAAGCAGACTCTGGAGCAGATGCAGAAGACGGTCATCAAGACCATGCCCGACGGAAGAAAGGTGTTGCTAGAGCAGGTCGCAGATATCTATGAGACCAATGGGCCCAACGAGATCAATCGCGAAAATGGACAACGTCGCATCGTCATTTCCGCTAATGCGAACAAACGAGATCTGGGAAGTCTTATCGCGGATCTACAGAATAAAGTTTTAGCAAAAGTGAAGCTACCCGAAGGCTACTACGTGGTGTACGGCGGGCAATTTGAAAGTCAGCAAAAAGCCACTCGTAATATTTTGCTTTTTGGTTTGATTTCACTTGCTGGTATCATCCTGGTTCTTTATTCGCACTTTAAATCAAGAACCATCACCGCACAGATTATGATCACGATTCCATTTGCATTTATCGGCGGAATTATTCTGTTGTTCTTCACGGATCGCACCATCACAGTTGCAAGTCTTGTCGGATTCATCACCCTTTGCGGAGTGGCTTCGCGAAACGGCATTATGATGATTTCGCATTACCTGCATCTGATGAAATATGAAGGAGAAATTTTCTCTAAAGAAATGATCATCCGTGGATCGCAAGAGCGCCTGGTCCCTGTGATGATGACCGCCTGTGTTGCTTCATTGGCCTTATTGCCTCTGGTTTTTGCCAAAGGAGAGCCGGGGAGTGAAATTCTTCACCCCGTTGCTGTCGTCATTGTAGGTGGTCTTATCACGGCGACCTTATTGGATATTGTGCTGACGCCCACACTCTTTTACCGCTTCGGTAAAAAGTCGGCAGAAAAATACACTCAAGAAACTAATAAATCAGAAATCTTATAA